TTATTCTTGTCCGTTTTTTTGATTATGTCCATCCAGGTTTGGAAAGGCGCGGGTGTTTCGCTGTTGGCAGAGATAATGACGCCGATGTGTTGAGGCGTTATGTCTTTGCGCACAAACGCCAACCCCAGGATGAGGGCCAGGATAATCGGGAAGCCCATGGTCCAAAAAAGAATTTCCGGTTCACGGAAAAATTCCCGAAAATGCATGGCCAGCAGATTGGCAAGCGGGCTATTCTTCATCCAGCCGCTTCCCGGTTAACTGGATGAAAAGATCATCCAGCGTTTTTTTGCGCGAGGTAAGGCTTAAAAGATCAAGGGATTTTTTTTTGACTGTCGCAAAAAAAACCGGTAAAAAATCGGCGGCATTGTTCACTTCAAGTGTTCCTTGCAAGGCGGCATCATTCCAGTTGGATTTGAGTACGCCTTTAAGTTTGGATAAGGCCGCGGGGTTTTGATTGGGAGCCAGAGAAAATTCAATCACCTCGCTGTTGCCGTGATGGGCCAGCAATTCTTTGAGTGTGCCCTGGGTCAGGATGCGTCCTTTGTGGATAATGAAAATGCGGTCACACAGCGACTCGGCTTCTTCCATGTAGTGCGTAGTCAGCACCAGGGTGGTGCAGCGTTTTTTTAGTTCGCGTAGAATACCCCACATTTCGCGCCGCGCATGCGGGTCCAATCCGATGGTCGGTTCATCTAAAATGAGGACCTCCGGCTGGTTGATGATGGCAATGCCCAATGCCAATTTTTGTTTCTGCCCGCCGGAGCAGGTCTCGACAATGCTGTTTTGTTTTTCCTGCAAGCCCAGCAGGTTGAGAATGCCACGGGAGATGTTCTTGTCTTTGCCGTAAAAACTGGCAAAAAGATTCAACGTTTCCAGCACAGTAAGCTTGTCAATCAGCCGGGTTTCCTGTAAAGCAATACCCAGGCGTTCACGCAAAAAACGCTCGTGTTTGGCCCACGCTTTGTTCAAGACCATGATTTTACCGGTATCGGGTTTTTGCAATCCTTCGATCATCTCCACCAAGGTGGTCTTGCCTGCACCATTGGGGCCGAGTACGGCGACATATTCCCCGCGCTGGATATCAAGTGAGATGTCATTGACGGCATGGACGCTCTTGAATTTCTTATGAACATTACGTAGGGAGATGGTGGTGTCAGTTGTACAAGTGGTCATGGTTGCTTACATCTTTCTTTAAACAGTAGGATCAACAGATTATATTGAATAATGATGAAAAAGCAAAGGTATAAAAGCAGAAAACAAAAGCATGCACCACAGAGAGCACCCTGCTTTTTGATATTAAATCATCAGAATCGTAGGACCGGCGGAGAATACGGAGGGGAAAAAGTCAAATCATTATTTTAAAAAACAATTATTTTTTCCAGTTAGTTTAATCTTTGTAATTTTTTTTAGTTTTTCACCGTGAGCTTCGTGTTCTTTGTGGTGAATTGATGCTATTTTTAAAAAATAACCTTCAATATTCCACATTTCTTCTATATAATAAGTAAAAATCCTCCTGCAGTTTTGGAGGTTTTTTTGCATTCACAAAGGAGATTTTGGTGACACCAGGTATGCGGAAAAGAAAGCCCGTACGTAAAAATCGCTATCAAAAACAGAACCTCGCCGCGCGCGGCAGAAATCATGATGCAGATGATGATTTTATGGCTGTGGCCGACATCCCGGCGTGGCGTTCTTTGATACGGTTTGCTATTTTAGGTCTTATGGTGGCCGGTGCGATTTATCTTACTGCGATTTCCATTAATGTTTTGATCTTGGGAACAGATGATGTGGACTATGCCAAGCACACTGATACCATTATGCTGGTCCACTGGCGTCCTTTGCCGAGACGGCTGGCCCTGCTCTCTGTTCCGCGTGATACATTGATCAAGATGCCCAAGCGCGGGCCCATGAAGATCAATGCGGTCTATGCCTATGGCAATGCGCTTGGCACCCGTGAGTATGCCTTGGCCATGACCCGGGCCGCTATCGAGACGCTTTTGGGCCTGAAGATTCATTATGTTGTTCATGTGCGTTACTCGAATTTTATTCATCTGGTGGATGCGATCGGCGGTATCCCGCTCTATGTTGAAAAAAAGATGCGTTATACGGATCAGGCTGGTGGCGTGAATATCAATCTGGAGCCGGGTTACCAGTTGCTTGATGGCCGCCAGTGTTTGAATTATGTGCGCTTCCGGCATGACCGGGAAGGGGATATTGGCAGAATTCGGCGGCAGCAAAAATTTGTTAAAGCTTTTGTTTCACAACTGGTGCGTTTTACCAAAGTGCCGCGCACCATCAACGCCTTTGTTGCGTTTTTCAAGCAAGTCGAGACCAATATGAGCATGCCGGCAGCGCTCTTTTTGGCCGTGGAGATCAAGGGGATTGCGCAGGGGTCCTGGCGTCAGGCGATTTTGCCGGGTGAGGGCGTGTATATTAAAGGGAAGTCGTTTTGGAAGCCCGATTTGCCGCGATTGCGCAAGGTTGTGGCTGACTTGGGCAAACCGCCGCGCAAAATTACCCAAGCAGTCAAATCGAATAAAAAAAATAAAAAGCAGCCTGTAGATGAGACGGTTGTTATTGTACTTGAACCAACACCCAAACCGACATTGAAACCCACGCCTGAAAAAGTGTTGGGCCCATTGCCCAGAGGCAAACAACCGCTGATACGGGTGCTTAATGGTTGTGGCGTGCCGGGTGTGGCCGGCCGTATTACCCAGCGTCTCATGGAATCCAATATACAGGTTAAAGAGGAAAATACAACCAATGCCCCATCGTTTGATTTTCCTTATACGATTATAAAAAGCAAGCCGAATCACTTGCCCTGGGCTGAGAGAATTGCTACAATCCTGGGTCTGGATGAGGGCCGTGTTCAGGTCATTCCCAAGAATGTCAATTATCCGACCGTGACGATTGTGATCGGTGGGGATTATCAGGAATTGATCAAATAGTATCTATAGCCACTATTGAAAAAATAATTTTATAGGGGCACGATTAATCGTGCCCTGATTGATGAATGAATATGAACCGGAAAGATGAAGGAGTTGTAAACCTGTGTATTTAAAAAACCGTGTTCACACCTTAATGAAAGAAGAAATTGCAGTACTTGAGTCGGAAGGTTTTTTGCCGCAGGAGAGTACACGCGCACTTGAGATTGAGCGGCCGGCGCAGACGACACATGGCGATTTTTCCACCAATCTCGCGATGAAATTGGCCAAGTCGGTTCGCAAGCCGCCGCGTGTTATTGCTGAGGCATTGGTGGGGAAATTAAGTGCACACCAGGATTTTTTTGCCGAGGTTACGATTGCCGGTCCGGGATTTGTTAATTTCCGCTTACATCCGGAGTGCCTGCTGGAAGAGGCGCATGCCATCCGCGAACGGGGCCAAGCGTACGGGACATCTGATCTGGGGAAGGGCCGCAAGTTGCTGCTGGAATTTGTATCTGCCAATCCGACCGGGCCGCTTAATATTGTGTCCGCCCGGGCGGCGGCAGTGGGTGATGCTCTGGCCGCAATTCTGATCAGTCAGGGTGTCGTGACTTCCAAGGAATATTATGTCAATGATGCAGGCCGTCAGGCCCGTTTGCTGGGGCATTCCATGTATGCGCGTTGGAAACAAGCACAGGGAGAAAATTATCCCGTACCTGAGGGCGGCTATGAGAAAGATTATGTGGGCGAGGTTGCTCGGGCCAGTGCGGAAATCCAGGCCGCTGCGTTTGTAAAAGCTGATGAGGCAAGTGCGATTGAGCTGCATCGTAGTTTTGGCGTCCGTGAGATGGTGGGACGCCATCAGCAGAGCCTGCGTGACTACGGTGTTACGTTTGATACCTGGTACTCTGAAAAAAAATTGCACGATTCCGGTATGGTTGAGACGGCAATTGTTGAATTGAAGGAACGCGGTTTTGTTTATGAAAAAGAGGGAGCGCTGTGGTTTGCATCAACTAAATTTGGTGATGACAAAGACAGGGTACTGAAAAAAGCGGATGGCGACTGGGCTTATATTGCAGCAGATATTGCTTATCATCGTGATAAATTTGAACGCGGGTTTACCGAATTGATGGACCTGTGGGGACCGGATCATCATGGTTATATTGCGCGTATGCAGGCAGCCATGCAGGCCTTGGGGCATGACGCAGACGCTTTTCGTGTGCGGATTGTGCAGCAGGTGAATTTACTGGAAGGCGGCAAGGCGGTCTCGATGTCCAAGCGCGGAGAGGGGCGCTTGCTTGAAATGGATGATTTGATTAAGGATGTGGGACGCGATGTGGCACGCTTTTTTTTTCTCATGCGTTCTACGGATGCGCATCTGGATTTTGACCTGGATCTGGCGCGTAAACATAGTGATGACAATCCGGTTTATTATGTGCAGTATGCCTATGCCCGAATCTGCAGTATTTTGAAAAAAGCCGAAACAGAAGGCTTGCCGGTTCCGGCAGCGGATGAGAAAATATTGAAAAATTATTCGGCCCAGGAAGCGGAATTGGATCTGATCAGGGTGCTGAGCACTTATCCTGAAATTTTGGAAACCTGTTTTCGTAATTTAGAACCGCATGGTCTGACCTTTTATCTGCGTGATCTGGCAACTGCATTTCACCGTTTTTACACGTTTTGCCGCGTGGTGGATCTGGAAAACCGGGAACAATCCACCCGGCGTTTGGTCATGGTCGATGCAGCACGCATTATTTTTAAAAATGGACTGGCCCTTTTGGGGGTCAGTGCACCGGAGAGTATGTAGCGTCGTAATTGTCACAAGGAGTTTTGCATGCAGGGACGTGTTCGTTCGCAAAACGCATTCCAGATGTCTTCGGAACGCCCGACTGAAAAGCGGACCGAGGATGTGGTCCGTGATTTTTATCGTTTTGAATCACGACAGCGCAGAGTCCTGGTGATTGGTTCTGAGAAACAGCGTCCGGTGTCCGGTGTCGGCTGGTTGGATGAATGGCCTGATCTGGCGGATTATGATGTGGTTATTATCAATCTGAAAACGCTGGATCGGGTGACATTGGTCAAACTCTCACGTGTGGACAAGGAACGTCTGACACGTATGCGTGCCCAACTTTTTCAGCTTATGATGTCCAAGGGCGAGGTCTATTGCATTTTAGCCCCCTTTTTGGCATTTGGTTCTTACGTTTATTTCCCGGATGGTACGCTGGAACCGGAATGGTCCAATTTGAACTGGTCGCCGATTGGGTTTTCTTTTACTGAGATACGCGGGGAGACGGTTAAGCTTGAAGGCGAAGTAAAATTTGAGGAATATTTGCATCAGGTCTCAGGCTGGGACTGCTATCTCAATTCCACGGCCAGCTTGGGTTATGTAGAGGAGAGTCTTCGCAAAGAGGGGAAACTAGACCAGAGCGAGGAGCTTTTTTGGCAGAGCTTTCCTTTGGCCATGAATCGCTATGGGAAACCGCTGGCAGCTTCGCTTTGTTTTGGAGTTCGCCAGCAGGAAAATAAATATGGTGAACCGAAAATCCGTTTTATGTCGGATTTTCTCCACCTGCTGCCGCCGCCAACCAAAATTTCAGTGGAAGCGGGCATTGACCTGTTGATTGAGGAAGCCAAAGGGCTTCCGGCCAGAACGATTACACCGGACTGGGTGGATCTGTATCATGTGCCGGGGGAAGAACAAATTGAGGGCAAAATTGATGATGCTGCCAAACGGATTAAGGCGGCGGAACGGGAGCAGAAAAAACTTTTTCAAACGTATCGTGATCTGCAGCGCAGTAAATCATTGCTCTTTGAACATGGTGAAAATTTAAAACGCGCCACGGTTGATGTGCTGCAGCGCATGGGGTTTACCATCAAACCTTACCGGATGGCTGAGGGGATGATGGTTTTGCACACCCGGTTTGGAAATATGCTGATTGATGCCACCGGACGGTCCGGTCCGGCTGAACTGGAAGATTTACAAATGCTGCTTCGGCATGCGGTTTTCGCCCAGGAAGAGGATGGCCGGATATGGAAAGGTCTTTTGATTTTTAATCATTACCGGCTGGAAGACCCTTCTTGTGAGCGGCCTGCGGCCTTTTCTGCGGAGGTGGTTGCCCGGGCCCGCGAGATGCGTATCGGTCTGATGACTGCCGAAGGATTGTATGCCTCTTTTTGTAAAGTGAATAAGGGCTCCATGTTGCGCGAAGAATTTGAGGATCGTTTGCACCAATCCATGGGTATTATTCATTTGCCGGTGGTGGAACCGTTTCACAGCCAGCCTTCCCTGCGTTTTGCACCGCCCCGATTGAATATGGAGTGATCTGAGTTATTCCACACAAATCCAGGGATGAACAGAAGATTTTTTTGAACTGTTTTTTGAACGGAGGTTAGTATGAAAATTATAGTCAATGGTGAGGAAAAAAACGTTCAGAGCGGCACAACGGTGCAGACGTTTTTAGATATGCTGGACATTGAGGGTCGTACGGTGGTGGTGGAACGTAATGGGGAGATTCATGCGCACAGTGATTTTAGAACGCTTGAACTTTGCGTGGATGATCAATTGGAAATTGTGCGTTTTTTAGGAGGCGGTTGATATGGATGAATTGAAAATTGCCGACAAAACGTTTGCGTCGCGGCTTTTGGTGGGGACAGGTAAATTTGCATCTCCACAGATAATGCAGCAGGCGATTGCCGCCTCAGGTGCCGAGATTGTCACAGTGGCATTGCGACGGGTAGACTTGAAAAGTAAAGTCGATCCCACCTTGCAGGCGATTGATCGTGATAAATATTTATTATTGCCCAATACCTCCGGTGCGCGTGATGCCGAAGAAGCGGTCCGGGTGGCTAAATTGGCCAGGGCGCTAAGCGGCATTCAATGGATTAAACTTGAGGTTACACCCGATCCGCGTTACCTGCTGCCTGATCCGGTTGAGACGCTCAAGGCAGCTGAATGTTTAATCAAAGATGGATTTGTGGTCTTGCCGTATATCAATGCAGATCCGGTGCTGGCCAAACGCCTGGAAGAAGCCGGAACTGCCACGGTTATGCCGCTGGGTGCGCCCATCGGAACGAATAAAGGGATTAAGACCAAAGAAAATATTCAGATTATCATTGAACAAGCTAATGTGCCGGTAGTAGTGGATGCCGGACTGGGTGCGCCCTCACATGCAGCTGAAGCCATGGAGATGGGGGCGGATGCAGTGCTGGTCAATACGGCGCTGGCTGTGGCAGGTGATCCGGTCAGGATGGCGGAAGGATTTAAATTGGGTGTAACTGCCGGACGCATGGCCTATCTGGCCGGTATGGGTGCATCGCATGATACGGCACAAGCATCCAGTCCTCTGACCGGGTTTTTGGATAAATAATTTGTAGGGGCGCGGTGCCCGCGCCCAAAAAAGTCGAAAACGAAAAATATTCACCACGGAGAACACGGTGTACACGGAGAAGATCAAAAGCCAAATAGGGTTAAGAGCATAAAATCAATATATAAATAATCCTTTAGAAACTTTGCTCTAATCTTCTTTAGACTTTATCTTTCTCCGTGTGCGCCGTGTTCTCCGTGGTGAAAGCTTTTGATTTTTTTTTAAAAAGGAATGCTTCAATCATGAATACATTTGATATTGAACAACTGGAATCGCCCGAAGTATTGGCGGAAAAAATGGCGGCGGTGACCCATGAGGCGATCGAGGCGAGTTTGCGTAAATTGCGTTTGCATGAGACGGATTTGATCAATTTGCTCTCGCCTTTGGCAGACGATTATTTAGAGATCATGGCACACAGGGCCCATGCAATCACGGCCAAACGTTTCGGCCGTATTATGAAACTTTATGCGCCGCTGTATTTATCGAATGAGTGCAGCAATGCTTGCTGCTACTGTGGTTTTAATTGTAATCATACTATTTCCCGACGGACGCTCAAAATTGAAGAGGTGGTTCAGCAGGCGGACTATCTCGCACAGCGCGGTTTTCAGAATGTTTTACTGGTTTCCGGCGAGTCGCGTCAGCATGTGCCAATGGATTTTTTGGTTCAGTGTATCCAGCGGATTAAAGATTTGCTGCCTGAAATTTCGGTGGAGGTTTATCCGCTGGAGAAGGATGAATACCGCTATTTGGGCGAAGCAGGTTTGTATGGTTTGGCGATCTATCAGGAAACCTATTTTAAAAAGACCTATGCAGCGATGCATCCGGCAGGCCGTAAACAAGATTATGCTTACCGTTTGAAGACACCTGAACGGGGCGCGCGAGCCGGATTGCGCCAAATTGGGATCGGGGTTTTACTTGGACTGGCGGATTTTCGGGTTGATGGGTATTATTTGGCACAGCATGCCCGCTATCTTGAAAAATTTTACTGGCGTACGATTGTGGGTGTTTCCTTTCCCCGCATACGCCAGGCCC
This sequence is a window from bacterium. Protein-coding genes within it:
- a CDS encoding ABC transporter ATP-binding protein, translated to MTTCTTDTTISLRNVHKKFKSVHAVNDISLDIQRGEYVAVLGPNGAGKTTLVEMIEGLQKPDTGKIMVLNKAWAKHERFLRERLGIALQETRLIDKLTVLETLNLFASFYGKDKNISRGILNLLGLQEKQNSIVETCSGGQKQKLALGIAIINQPEVLILDEPTIGLDPHARREMWGILRELKKRCTTLVLTTHYMEEAESLCDRIFIIHKGRILTQGTLKELLAHHGNSEVIEFSLAPNQNPAALSKLKGVLKSNWNDAALQGTLEVNNAADFLPVFFATVKKKSLDLLSLTSRKKTLDDLFIQLTGKRLDEE
- a CDS encoding LCP family protein, with the translated sequence MTPGMRKRKPVRKNRYQKQNLAARGRNHDADDDFMAVADIPAWRSLIRFAILGLMVAGAIYLTAISINVLILGTDDVDYAKHTDTIMLVHWRPLPRRLALLSVPRDTLIKMPKRGPMKINAVYAYGNALGTREYALAMTRAAIETLLGLKIHYVVHVRYSNFIHLVDAIGGIPLYVEKKMRYTDQAGGVNINLEPGYQLLDGRQCLNYVRFRHDREGDIGRIRRQQKFVKAFVSQLVRFTKVPRTINAFVAFFKQVETNMSMPAALFLAVEIKGIAQGSWRQAILPGEGVYIKGKSFWKPDLPRLRKVVADLGKPPRKITQAVKSNKKNKKQPVDETVVIVLEPTPKPTLKPTPEKVLGPLPRGKQPLIRVLNGCGVPGVAGRITQRLMESNIQVKEENTTNAPSFDFPYTIIKSKPNHLPWAERIATILGLDEGRVQVIPKNVNYPTVTIVIGGDYQELIK
- the argS gene encoding arginine--tRNA ligase codes for the protein MYLKNRVHTLMKEEIAVLESEGFLPQESTRALEIERPAQTTHGDFSTNLAMKLAKSVRKPPRVIAEALVGKLSAHQDFFAEVTIAGPGFVNFRLHPECLLEEAHAIRERGQAYGTSDLGKGRKLLLEFVSANPTGPLNIVSARAAAVGDALAAILISQGVVTSKEYYVNDAGRQARLLGHSMYARWKQAQGENYPVPEGGYEKDYVGEVARASAEIQAAAFVKADEASAIELHRSFGVREMVGRHQQSLRDYGVTFDTWYSEKKLHDSGMVETAIVELKERGFVYEKEGALWFASTKFGDDKDRVLKKADGDWAYIAADIAYHRDKFERGFTELMDLWGPDHHGYIARMQAAMQALGHDADAFRVRIVQQVNLLEGGKAVSMSKRGEGRLLEMDDLIKDVGRDVARFFFLMRSTDAHLDFDLDLARKHSDDNPVYYVQYAYARICSILKKAETEGLPVPAADEKILKNYSAQEAELDLIRVLSTYPEILETCFRNLEPHGLTFYLRDLATAFHRFYTFCRVVDLENREQSTRRLVMVDAARIIFKNGLALLGVSAPESM
- the thiS gene encoding sulfur carrier protein ThiS, with product MKIIVNGEEKNVQSGTTVQTFLDMLDIEGRTVVVERNGEIHAHSDFRTLELCVDDQLEIVRFLGGG
- a CDS encoding thiazole synthase, which gives rise to MDELKIADKTFASRLLVGTGKFASPQIMQQAIAASGAEIVTVALRRVDLKSKVDPTLQAIDRDKYLLLPNTSGARDAEEAVRVAKLARALSGIQWIKLEVTPDPRYLLPDPVETLKAAECLIKDGFVVLPYINADPVLAKRLEEAGTATVMPLGAPIGTNKGIKTKENIQIIIEQANVPVVVDAGLGAPSHAAEAMEMGADAVLVNTALAVAGDPVRMAEGFKLGVTAGRMAYLAGMGASHDTAQASSPLTGFLDK
- the thiH gene encoding 2-iminoacetate synthase ThiH — encoded protein: MNTFDIEQLESPEVLAEKMAAVTHEAIEASLRKLRLHETDLINLLSPLADDYLEIMAHRAHAITAKRFGRIMKLYAPLYLSNECSNACCYCGFNCNHTISRRTLKIEEVVQQADYLAQRGFQNVLLVSGESRQHVPMDFLVQCIQRIKDLLPEISVEVYPLEKDEYRYLGEAGLYGLAIYQETYFKKTYAAMHPAGRKQDYAYRLKTPERGARAGLRQIGIGVLLGLADFRVDGYYLAQHARYLEKFYWRTIVGVSFPRIRQAQGGFQPPMPVSDRQLVQLVTALRLYLPDAPFSLSTREPDELRRNLLPLGFTQMSAESCTAPGGYGNPSSQLEQFQVEDTRSASVIADELAQLHFEPVWKDWDESFDRHPAQVK